In uncultured Cohaesibacter sp., a genomic segment contains:
- the iolB gene encoding 5-deoxy-glucuronate isomerase, which translates to MSYNLHRKPQAESGKVHDITPESAGWTYVGFGLYDLKPGETAAEATGDREVILVMLEGYAEISGAGEAFGKIGSRDSVFDPIAPQSVYIPNDSNWSLVAVRDCKVAVCSAPGMGGHKAQVLKAPERVTKGKGANTRHIFPIAMEDYDVADSLLVTECITPSGHWSSYPPHRHDTDNFPTITHLEESYYHRLNPSKGYAHQRVYNDSGSMDETFTVHDGEVVLVPEGYHPCGAPYGYDLYYLNVMAGPLRKWRFQNHPHHDWIAQKDA; encoded by the coding sequence ATGTCTTACAATTTGCACCGCAAGCCGCAGGCTGAAAGCGGCAAGGTTCACGATATCACCCCGGAAAGCGCTGGCTGGACCTATGTCGGCTTCGGTCTCTATGACCTGAAACCGGGGGAAACTGCAGCCGAAGCCACCGGCGACCGCGAGGTTATCCTCGTCATGCTTGAAGGCTATGCGGAAATTTCCGGCGCTGGCGAAGCTTTCGGCAAGATCGGCAGCCGCGACAGCGTTTTCGATCCGATCGCACCCCAGTCGGTCTATATTCCGAACGATAGCAATTGGTCGCTGGTTGCCGTGAGGGACTGCAAGGTGGCCGTCTGCTCGGCTCCCGGCATGGGTGGCCACAAGGCGCAGGTCCTCAAGGCGCCTGAGCGGGTCACCAAGGGCAAGGGCGCCAACACCCGCCACATCTTCCCGATCGCCATGGAAGACTATGACGTTGCCGACAGCCTGCTTGTCACCGAATGCATCACGCCATCGGGGCACTGGTCATCCTATCCCCCGCACCGCCATGACACGGACAATTTCCCGACCATCACCCATCTGGAAGAGAGCTATTATCACCGCCTGAACCCGTCCAAGGGCTATGCCCATCAGCGGGTCTACAATGACAGCGGTTCAATGGATGAAACCTTCACGGTGCATGATGGCGAAGTGGTGCTGGTGCCGGAAGGCTACCATCCGTGCGGCGCGCCCTATGGCTATGACCTCTATTATCTCAACGTCATGGCTGGCCCGCTGCGCAAATGGCGGTTCCAGAACCACCCGCACCATGACTGGATTGCCCAGAAAGACGCCTGA
- the iolC gene encoding 5-dehydro-2-deoxygluconokinase produces the protein MQKTLDLITIGRSSVDLYGSQVGGRLEDMRSFEKYIGGSPTNMAAGTAKLGVRSAVITRVGDEHLGRFIREELEALGVDTRGVITDPQRLTALAILGIRDKEHFPLIFYRENCADMALCEDDIDPAFIAEARCVTATGTHLSHPRTKAAVLKALRLARGNGARTALDIDFRPNLWGLSGHGDGENRFIASDEVTRQLQETLSLFDLIVGTEEEFHIAGGTTDTLEALRAVRKVTGATLVCKRGPMGATAFTGTIPGSLDDGESGPGFPIEVFNVLGAGDGFMSGLLKGWLDGKDWVTALTYANACGAFAVSRHGCTPAYPSWEELQFFLQRGVKTPALRKDLELEQIHWSTNRHKAWPGVRIFAFDHRIQLERMCDELKVPRDRIGSFKKLCLEATMQVSGGRDGYGILCDNRVGQEALHAAADKGLWIGRPVEFPASCPLAFEEELGPDCGGLREWPQNHVVKVLCYCHPDDDVALRDQQEATLLKLAAAARNNRLDLLVELITSPVGPVDDMSAARLIRRLYEIGIYPDWWKLEPMKTDAAWRNACHEIESHDPHCRGVVVLGLAADMEALGPALRIAAAHPLVKGFAVGRTIMNATALQWFAGKVDDATAVRQLTKNYGALCSLWDEARSFALGARDEANH, from the coding sequence ATGCAGAAGACACTTGATCTCATAACAATCGGACGCAGCTCCGTCGATCTGTACGGAAGCCAGGTCGGCGGCAGACTGGAGGACATGCGTTCGTTTGAGAAATACATCGGGGGCAGCCCCACCAACATGGCCGCTGGCACCGCCAAGCTTGGCGTTCGGTCTGCAGTCATCACGCGCGTTGGCGATGAACATCTGGGCCGCTTTATCCGGGAGGAACTGGAAGCCCTTGGTGTCGATACGCGCGGCGTGATAACCGACCCACAGAGACTGACGGCGCTCGCCATTCTCGGCATTCGCGACAAGGAACATTTCCCCCTGATCTTCTATCGCGAGAACTGCGCCGACATGGCGCTATGCGAAGACGACATCGACCCCGCGTTCATCGCCGAAGCCCGCTGTGTTACGGCCACCGGCACTCACCTGAGCCATCCGCGCACCAAGGCGGCGGTGCTCAAGGCGCTGCGACTGGCAAGGGGAAATGGCGCAAGAACTGCGCTGGATATCGATTTTCGGCCCAATCTCTGGGGGCTTTCCGGCCATGGCGATGGCGAAAACCGTTTCATCGCTTCCGACGAGGTCACCCGGCAGCTGCAGGAAACCCTGTCCCTGTTCGACCTGATCGTCGGTACCGAAGAGGAATTCCATATTGCAGGCGGCACCACCGATACGCTTGAAGCGCTCAGGGCTGTCCGCAAGGTGACTGGTGCGACGCTCGTGTGCAAACGCGGCCCGATGGGGGCTACGGCCTTCACCGGCACCATTCCCGGCTCACTCGATGATGGTGAATCCGGCCCCGGCTTCCCGATCGAGGTGTTCAACGTGCTAGGGGCAGGGGATGGCTTCATGTCCGGTCTTCTGAAAGGCTGGCTTGATGGCAAGGACTGGGTCACGGCCCTGACCTATGCCAATGCTTGCGGTGCCTTCGCAGTCAGCCGCCACGGCTGCACACCGGCTTATCCCAGTTGGGAGGAGCTGCAATTCTTCCTGCAACGCGGTGTCAAGACACCGGCCCTGCGCAAGGATCTGGAGCTGGAGCAGATCCATTGGTCGACGAACCGGCACAAGGCCTGGCCGGGCGTCCGGATTTTCGCCTTTGACCATCGCATCCAGCTAGAGCGCATGTGCGATGAACTGAAGGTGCCGCGGGACCGCATCGGTTCGTTCAAGAAGCTGTGCCTTGAGGCGACGATGCAGGTTTCCGGCGGTCGGGATGGTTACGGTATCCTGTGTGATAACCGGGTCGGTCAGGAGGCACTGCATGCTGCCGCTGACAAGGGGCTATGGATCGGTCGTCCGGTGGAATTCCCCGCCTCCTGTCCGTTGGCATTTGAAGAGGAACTCGGCCCGGACTGTGGTGGTCTGCGGGAATGGCCTCAGAACCACGTCGTCAAGGTGCTGTGCTATTGCCACCCGGACGACGATGTCGCCTTGCGGGATCAGCAGGAAGCCACCCTGCTGAAGCTGGCCGCGGCTGCTCGCAACAACCGGCTTGATCTATTGGTCGAGCTGATCACATCGCCGGTAGGGCCGGTCGATGACATGTCGGCAGCCAGGTTGATCCGGCGACTGTATGAAATCGGCATCTATCCGGACTGGTGGAAGCTGGAGCCGATGAAGACCGACGCTGCCTGGCGCAATGCCTGCCACGAGATCGAAAGCCATGATCCGCACTGTCGCGGCGTGGTGGTTCTGGGGCTTGCTGCCGATATGGAGGCTCTGGGGCCTGCATTGCGGATTGCAGCCGCCCATCCGTTGGTCAAGGGGTTTGCGGTCGGCCGTACCATCATGAACGCCACGGCGCTTCAGTGGTTCGCAGGCAAGGTGGATGACGCAACCGCAGTGCGCCAGCTGACAAAGAATTATGGAGCTTTGTGCTCGCTCTGGGATGAGGCCAGATCGTTTGCCCTCGGAGCCAGAGACGAGGCCAATCATTAG
- a CDS encoding MurR/RpiR family transcriptional regulator: MNEASVPTSVTEFEKKISLIKDSLPKRLQDCASFVLRKGDAMAFLTVAQASQESGIAPSAFIRFAQALGLQGYSDMQQLFRRQATQQRPPYRYRINTLRQRGETEADLLFVDFCDSSIASIERLMTKMDPQLIENATEIICSKPYLHVVGQRRAFSVACYLAYVLGQFDHRVILHADVGSIKIPNTFNPGEVVLLISFEPYTSEVVLVAEKAKSDGAQVVAITDTPLSPLSGLADVSLEVVEEDVGGFRTYSATFCLAAAMAVSIGTRLNSTSLMKENV, encoded by the coding sequence ATGAATGAAGCATCCGTCCCAACCTCGGTCACCGAGTTCGAAAAGAAGATATCGCTAATCAAGGATAGCCTGCCCAAGCGGCTGCAGGATTGCGCCAGTTTCGTCTTGCGCAAAGGCGACGCCATGGCCTTCCTGACCGTGGCACAGGCGTCCCAGGAATCCGGCATCGCCCCCTCCGCCTTCATTCGTTTCGCACAGGCGCTCGGCCTGCAGGGTTACTCGGACATGCAGCAGCTGTTCCGCCGGCAGGCAACGCAGCAGCGGCCACCCTATCGCTATCGCATCAACACTCTGCGCCAGCGCGGCGAGACGGAAGCAGACCTCCTGTTCGTTGATTTCTGCGACTCATCCATCGCCTCAATTGAGCGACTGATGACCAAGATGGATCCTCAATTGATTGAAAATGCAACAGAAATTATCTGCAGTAAGCCCTATCTGCATGTTGTCGGCCAACGCCGGGCCTTCTCTGTTGCCTGCTATCTTGCCTATGTTCTGGGACAATTCGACCATCGCGTTATCCTGCACGCCGATGTAGGATCGATCAAGATTCCCAATACCTTCAATCCGGGAGAAGTGGTGCTGCTGATCTCGTTTGAACCCTACACGTCGGAGGTTGTACTGGTAGCCGAAAAGGCCAAAAGCGATGGGGCACAGGTGGTAGCGATCACCGACACACCGCTCAGCCCCCTATCTGGGCTGGCCGATGTGAGTCTGGAGGTGGTGGAAGAAGATGTCGGAGGGTTCCGCACCTATTCGGCAACCTTCTGCCTTGCCGCCGCGATGGCCGTCTCAATAGGCACACGCCTCAATTCAACATCGCTTATGAAGGAGAATGTATAA
- a CDS encoding TRAP transporter substrate-binding protein, giving the protein MKLKALVTGTAIALALSANAAFAADYVMKIASGTPADPMALPASASLAIFEQKVELYTDGRVDVQVFPDGQLGDQLSGLQQVKSGELQGSELAMGVMSNLFPKITFTDLPYIMPDMAVAQKLYTRENPVMKKIIAELEEKTGVGILFFSPQAYRQISTAKKPVHTVADLKGVKLRTMQVRPHIEMFNAAGAQATPVPWLEVYTSLQTGVVDGQENPLATIRAMNFHEVQKYITLDGHVHLVGAVTYNVEWFNSLPRDIQVAIMKAGNEAQAGAEALAPLKDIIDGKWLQDHGVEIYQPTAAEIAEFKKAFQPAAFAWFEKNVDGGAEVLKMVQDEIDRIQKSYEDLVY; this is encoded by the coding sequence ATGAAATTGAAAGCTCTGGTAACGGGTACGGCAATTGCTCTTGCCCTTAGCGCAAATGCGGCTTTTGCCGCTGACTATGTCATGAAAATCGCAAGTGGCACGCCAGCTGATCCGATGGCTCTGCCGGCATCCGCCTCTTTGGCGATTTTCGAACAGAAAGTGGAACTCTATACAGACGGTCGTGTTGACGTTCAGGTCTTCCCTGATGGTCAGCTCGGCGATCAGCTGTCCGGCCTGCAGCAGGTCAAATCCGGCGAATTGCAAGGCAGCGAACTGGCAATGGGCGTGATGTCCAACCTGTTCCCGAAAATCACCTTCACCGACCTGCCCTATATCATGCCCGACATGGCTGTCGCCCAGAAACTCTACACCCGCGAAAACCCGGTCATGAAGAAGATCATTGCCGAGCTTGAGGAAAAGACCGGTGTCGGCATCCTGTTCTTCAGCCCGCAGGCCTATCGCCAGATTTCAACTGCCAAGAAGCCGGTCCACACCGTGGCCGACCTCAAGGGCGTAAAACTGCGCACCATGCAGGTTCGTCCGCATATCGAAATGTTCAACGCAGCTGGTGCCCAGGCAACTCCGGTGCCATGGCTTGAAGTCTATACGTCCCTGCAAACCGGCGTTGTCGATGGTCAGGAAAACCCGCTTGCAACCATCCGCGCCATGAACTTCCATGAAGTCCAGAAATACATCACCCTTGATGGCCATGTGCACCTGGTTGGCGCTGTTACCTATAACGTCGAATGGTTCAATAGCCTGCCGCGGGACATTCAGGTTGCCATCATGAAAGCAGGCAACGAAGCCCAGGCTGGTGCTGAAGCCCTTGCCCCACTGAAAGACATCATCGACGGCAAATGGCTGCAGGACCATGGCGTCGAGATCTATCAGCCGACCGCTGCCGAAATCGCCGAGTTCAAGAAGGCATTCCAGCCGGCAGCCTTTGCATGGTTTGAAAAGAACGTGGACGGCGGCGCCGAAGTCCTGAAGATGGTTCAGGACGAAATCGACCGCATCCAGAAGAGCTATGAGGATCTAGTCTACTAA
- a CDS encoding TRAP transporter small permease, translating to MQTPTNPPNKIERTLDAVNMILNAFLAVLVFSIFSVLLLQVCMRYFLAMPLYWAEEAAKYLMIYVTSVGAATAYRHYAHPRLMIVISMIPRKQAMWYDFVLRLPVAVFFVYLIYVGWGYANANEWMTTPGLQISFFWPFFAIPLGACFVMLYLILDAIDILFYHRSWILEPEFLVNADTPESETQK from the coding sequence ATGCAAACACCGACAAATCCCCCCAACAAGATCGAACGGACGCTGGATGCGGTCAATATGATATTGAACGCCTTTCTGGCTGTTCTGGTCTTCAGCATCTTTTCCGTTCTGCTCCTGCAGGTCTGCATGCGATATTTCCTCGCCATGCCACTTTATTGGGCTGAAGAAGCGGCCAAATATCTGATGATCTATGTCACCAGTGTTGGCGCCGCCACGGCCTACCGCCATTATGCCCACCCGCGCCTGATGATCGTCATTTCGATGATCCCGCGCAAGCAGGCCATGTGGTACGACTTTGTCCTGCGTCTGCCTGTCGCCGTGTTCTTTGTCTATCTCATTTATGTGGGTTGGGGTTATGCCAACGCCAACGAGTGGATGACAACACCGGGGCTGCAAATTTCCTTCTTCTGGCCATTCTTCGCGATCCCGCTCGGAGCATGCTTCGTGATGCTCTATCTCATATTGGATGCCATCGACATCCTCTTCTACCATCGCAGCTGGATTCTCGAACCGGAATTCCTCGTCAATGCGGATACCCCTGAATCGGAGACGCAAAAATGA